A DNA window from Phycisphaerae bacterium contains the following coding sequences:
- a CDS encoding PDZ domain-containing protein — MHTMLATLAVIAAALPSQTQTLTERQATRETPVVRVCRTVKDSVVNISTTQVIERRSGWFDDDIFNFFNVPGPFVQRIPTHSLGSGFVIHDSGYIVTNAHVIQRGVEISVSFADQTTLKAVKAYTDNERDLAVIKVEPEKPLQAIRLGRGDDLMIGETVIAIGNPLGYHHTVTTGVISAVDRELTFKDSRAYRHLIQTDASINPGNSGGPLLNIHGELIGINTAIRGDAQNIGFAISVERLRQVLPDLFDVENIRRADLGFKTAPLVDGKRIRVDSVNGDSPAEAAGLLPGDILLEFDDAPIDDAVDFYVRLLERPMGQALRLTVERDDQERVALSIPFEAKPKADGAALARKHLGLNLTEVSLEGGRLGFAEGQVVAVESVEPDSPADRIGVQRGDIIEQLDRQYVRNLDEVGQILEKTDPGEDLFLGVIRRMRSGYYRLTAQIQTR; from the coding sequence ATGCATACCATGCTGGCCACCCTGGCGGTGATCGCGGCGGCTCTGCCCAGCCAGACACAAACACTCACCGAACGGCAGGCCACCCGTGAAACGCCCGTCGTCCGCGTCTGCCGCACCGTTAAAGACTCCGTGGTCAATATCAGCACCACTCAAGTTATCGAACGTCGCTCCGGCTGGTTCGACGATGATATCTTCAACTTCTTTAACGTCCCCGGCCCGTTCGTCCAGCGGATCCCCACCCACTCCCTCGGCAGCGGTTTCGTCATCCACGACTCCGGCTACATCGTCACCAACGCCCATGTCATCCAACGCGGCGTCGAAATCAGCGTCTCCTTCGCCGATCAGACCACCCTCAAAGCCGTCAAAGCCTATACCGACAACGAACGCGACCTGGCCGTCATCAAGGTCGAACCGGAAAAACCCCTCCAGGCCATCCGCCTCGGCCGGGGCGACGACCTGATGATCGGCGAAACCGTCATCGCCATCGGCAACCCCCTCGGCTATCACCATACCGTCACCACCGGCGTGATCAGCGCGGTCGATCGCGAACTGACCTTCAAGGACTCGCGGGCCTACCGCCACCTGATCCAGACCGACGCCTCCATCAATCCCGGCAACTCCGGCGGACCGCTGCTGAACATCCACGGCGAACTGATCGGCATCAACACCGCGATTCGCGGCGACGCCCAGAACATCGGATTCGCCATCTCCGTCGAACGCCTCCGCCAGGTCCTGCCCGACCTCTTCGACGTCGAAAACATCCGCCGGGCCGACCTGGGCTTCAAGACCGCACCGCTGGTCGACGGCAAACGCATCCGCGTCGACTCGGTCAACGGCGACTCCCCTGCCGAGGCGGCAGGACTGCTGCCCGGCGACATTCTGCTCGAATTCGACGATGCGCCCATCGACGACGCCGTCGATTTCTACGTCAGACTCCTCGAACGACCGATGGGCCAGGCCCTGCGGCTGACCGTCGAACGCGACGACCAGGAACGCGTCGCCCTGTCCATCCCCTTCGAAGCCAAGCCCAAAGCCGATGGGGCCGCCCTAGCCCGAAAGCACCTGGGCCTGAATCTCACCGAAGTCTCGCTGGAAGGCGGACGCCTCGGCTTCGCCGAAGGACAGGTCGTGGCCGTCGAATCCGTCGAACCCGACTCCCCCGCCGACCGGATCGGCGTCCAACGCGGCGACATCATCGAACAGCTCGATCGCCAGTACGTCCGCAACCTCGACGAGGTCGGCCAGATCCTCGAAAAAACCGATCCCGGCGAGGACCTCTTCCTCGGCGTCATTCGCCGAATGCGCAGCGGCTACTACCGCCTCACCGCCCAAATCCAGACCCGATAG